TGGCGGCATGGAAGCGCCGTGAAGGCGATGCGGTGACGGGCAAGGTGCGCCGGCCGTGGTTCATCGCCGGGTTCCTGGGCGCGGCCGCGGTGGTGACAGTGTTCCCGGTGCTCAAGCCGGTGGGGCAGGGCGTGGCCGCCGTCGCGCGGCAGGTGCTCGTCGTGACGCTGTTCCTGCTGGGCGCGGGGCTGACGCGCGACACGCTGCGCGCCGTGGGGCTCCGGCCGCTCGCGCAGGCGGTGGCGCTGTGGCTGCTCATGGCGGGCCTGTGCCTGGGGGCGCTGCACCTGGGCTGGGTCGGCTGAGCCCATACGCTCAAGCCGGTGGTGCCGGGGCCACGGCCGGTCGCACCGCGAGGGCTTCAGGGCAACAGCACGGGCGGCGCGGCGCGCGCGTGGCGCAGGAAGCGGCCCGCGACGCCCGACGGTTCGTCCACGGGCAGGGCCCAGGAGAACGCGCGCGCGATGCGCAGCCCCGGCACGGGCAGCACCTGGAAGCGCCCCAGGGACAGCTCGCCGTGGATGCTCCAGCGCGACAGCAGTGCCACGCCCAGGCCCAGCGCCAGGGCCTTCTTGATGGCCTCGGTGCTCCCCAACTGGAGGTCTCCCGGCTGGGGCCCCTTGCGCACGCCCGCCTTGCGCAGGGCCCGGTCCAGCACCGCGCGGGTGCCGGAGCCCTGCTCCCTCCAGAGCAGCGGCACTCTCTTCAGGGCGTCGAGCGTGCGGATGCGCAACCACTCCGGCGGCCCCTGTGACGCGACGACCGGCACCAGCTCGTCGTCCAGGTACCGCTCCAGCCGGATGCGCGGCGCCCGCGCGTGCCCCTCCACGAGCCCGAGCGGCACCCGGCCCTCCGCGAGCCACGCCAGCACCTCACGCGTATTGCCCACTTCCAGACGGACCTGGAGATCCCGGTGGGTCCGCAGGAACGACGCCAGGAGGCCGGGCACGATGGCGCCGGCGATGGTGGTGCTGGCCGCCAGCGCCAGCTCGCCCGTGAGCGTCTCTTCCGCCGCGATGGCGAGCGCCGCCTCGTCCAGCAGGCCGTGGATGCGCTGGGCGTAATCGAGGAGCACGCGCCCCGCCGCGTTCAAGCGCACGCCTCGCGCGGTGCGCACGAGGAGCGGCTGGCCGCAGTCCGCTTCCAACTGGCGGATCTGCGCCGTCACGGCGGGCTGCGACAGGTGGAGCAAGCGCGAGGCGGCGGAGACCTGCCCGGTCGTCGCGACGACACGGAAGGTTTCGAGCCGGCGGGGATCGACGAACAAGGCCGCCATCCTAGACGACGTCCAGAGGCAGGGGCCCCCTCATCGGTGGGTGTTGAGAAGGGGGCGCTTGCGTCCGCCTGCCCGGCCGCGCGGCAGGTGGTTCTCATTGGAAGCGTCAGGGCCTTTGATAGGTTGCCGCCCCATGAAGAAGATCCTGGTCGCGCTCCTCGTGCTCATCGTCCTGGCGGTCGCGGGTGTGGGCGGAGCGTTCATGCATTTCCAGAACGCCACCACCGCGCCGCACGCCGCGGCGGACCCGGCGCCCAAGGAGTTCATCGTGAAGAAGGGCGCGTCCGCGCGCTCGCTGGGCCAGCAGCTCCAGGCCCAGGGCTTCCTGGACGACCCCACCGTGTGGCGCTTCCACCTGTGGCGCCGGGGCAGCCTCAACGTGAAGGCCGGCCGCTTCATGCTGAGCCCCACCGCGTCCGTGGCGGAGCTGGCCACCGCGCTGGAAGGCCCGCCGCTGCCGGAGGACGTGCCCTTCGCCATGATTGAAGGCTGGCGCCTGCGCGACACCGACCAGGTGCTCGCCGCGCAGGGCCTCATCAAGCCGGGCGAGTACATCGCCGCGGCCAGCCGTCCGGACCGCTTCGCCGCGCCGTTCCCGCTGCCCACGCGCAGCCTGGAGGGCTACCTGTACCCGGAGACGTACGGCATCGTCGCGGAGAACTTCAAGGTGGAGGCGTTCATCCAGCGGCAGATCGACACCTTCCGCGCCCGCTTCTACGACGCGCACCAGGAGGAGATCGCCAAGAGCGGCCGGTCGCTGCACGACATCGTCGTGATGGCCTCCATGCTGGAGCGCGAGGAGCCGGTGCCGTCCCAGCGCGCGCTCGTGGCGGGCATCCTCTGGAAGCGCGTGGACAAGGGCTTCCCGCTGGGCGTGGACGCGACCAGCCGCTACGAACTCGCGGAGTGGAACGACCGCAAGGCGTTCCTCAAGCGGCTGCGGGACAACTCGGATCCGTGGAACTCGCGCACCCGCGCGGGCCTGCCGCCGGGTCCGATTGGCGCGCCCACGGTGGACTCGCTGCTCGCCGCGCTGCGGCCGGTGAAGAGCGACTTCTGGTACTACCTGCACGACGCGCAGAAGGTCCTGCACCCGTCTCGCAACGCGCAGGAACACGAAGCACTGCGGGCCAAGTACAACGTGTACTGAGGCCCGCCGATGACGTCCCCCCTCGTCAAGCCAGACGGTCCCTCCGCTCCCGCCACCAGCGCGGAGGCGGCGTTGCGCGAGGAGGTGGCGCTGCTGCGCCAGGAGACCGAACGGCTCCGCCGGCTGCTGGAGACCGCGGCGACCGTGACCTGGACGGACCGCCTGGACGACGCGCGGTCGCCCCTCTCGCCCTCGTGGACGGCCTTCACGGGGCAGCCCACGGAGCAGCTGCGCAACGGGGGCTGGCTCCATGCCGTGCATCCGGACGACCGGGAAGGGGCGCTGGCGGCGTGGGAGCAGGCCACGGCCAGCAACCAGCGCTTCTCCACGCGCTACCGGCTGCGCCGCGCGGACGGCACCTACGTGTGGATGCTCGCCCGGGGCATGCCGGTGCTGGGGCCGGACGGCGCCGTGCGCGAGTGGGTGGGCACCTGCATCGACATCCAGGCGCAGGCCCTGGGCGAGGAGCGCGCCGCGTTCCTGGCGCGGGCCAGCGAGCTGTTCTCGTCGTCGCTGGACGCTGGCGCCACGCTCGCGTCGCTGGCGAACCTGTCGGTGGGGAAGCTCGCGGACTGGTGCATCGTGGACGTGCTGCATCCGGACGGGCACTTCGAGCGCGTCCAGGTGGTGACGGAGGATCCGGCGCTGACTTCGCTCGCGGCGGCGGTGCAACAGCTGCCGCCGGTGCCCCGGGAGCGGCCCGTCTATCCTCCCGCGGTGGCGCTGGCCACCGGCCGGTCCACCGTCGTGCCGGAGGTCACCGACGCGCTGATGCAGGCCGTGGCGCAGGACGTGAACCATCTGGCGGCCATGCGCACGTTGGGCATCCGGTCGTTGCTCACGGTGCCGCTGCTGGCCCGGGGCCACATCCTGGGGGCGCTGACCTTCCTGGTCACCACCTCCGGGCGCCGCTATGGCGACGAGGATCTCCAGTTCGCCCAGGAGTTGGCGAACCTGGCCGGGCTCGCGGTGGACAACGCGCGGCTGCTCCAGGGCGCGCGCGACGCCATCCGCCTGCGCGACGAGTTCCTGTCCGTCGCGAGCCATGAGCTGAAGACGCCGCTGACGCCGCTGAGCCTGAAGCTCCAGGCGCTCTCGCGCGCGGTGAAGGCGCACCCGGACTCGCCGCTCGCGCCCGTCATCGAGGCGCACGTGGAGACGGGGCACCGCCAGGTCCGCCGGCTCACGGAGCTGATGAACGACCTGCTGGACGTGTCGCGCATCAGCGCCGGCACCTTCCGCCTGCAGCGCGAGGACGTGGACGTCGCGGAGGTGGTGCGCGAGGCGGCCGCGCGGTTCGCGCCCAGGTTCGCCGTGGAGCACTGCGACTTCCGCGTGGAGGCCCCGGAGCCGGTGCACGGCAGCTTCGACCGGTCACGCCTGGCGCAGGTGTTGGATCACCTGCTGGACAACGCCCTCAAGTACGGCGCCGGCACGCCGGTGTCCGTGGGGCTCGTGGTGGATGGGTCCAGGGTCCGGATCACGGTGCGCGACGGCGGCATCGGCATCTCGAAGGAGCAGCGGCCCCGCCTCTTCGAGCGCTACGGCCGCGCGGTGTCCGAGCGCCACTACGGCGGACTGGGGCTGGGGCTCTACCTCACCCGCACCATCGTGGAGGCCGAGGGCGGCAGCGTGTCCGTGGACAGCCGCCTGGGCGAGGGCGCGACGTTCGAGGTGGAGCTGCCGCTCACGCGGCCCTGAGCCACTACGGCGTGCTCGTGCCGGGCGGCTGGGGCGACGTGTGGAACATGTCCGCGAGGATTCGCTCGGCCGCGTCCGCGAGCAGGTCCCGGGCCATGCGCGTCTCCTCGCCGAAGATGCCGCGCGACGTGCGCGCGTCCAGCACGTGCGTGGCGAGCAGCGAGAACGCCGCGGGCTCGTCGAACGTCGCCTCCGAGGAGAGGACGCGCTTGCCGGGCTGCGGATCCTCCTCGTGGAAGCGCCCCTCCCAGGTGTCGCCCAGGGTGATGGAGAAGTACTGCGCCGCCACGTTGCCGGGCCGCGACATGTGCGAGGCGGCCACCACCGCGCGAAGCTGGCCGCGCTCCTCGGCGGTCATCTGGCGCTTCCAGGCTTCGACCGACGCGTGCATCGTGTCGATTTGATCCCTCGCCGAGTCCTCCGCGTTCTTCAGGAGGTCCGGCACCTGGGCGTGGATGAACGTGGAGAGCTGGTCCCGCGTCACGCGGTTCGCGGCCAGCACGGAGTCCACGAGCGCGAGCGACGCGCCGAGCATCCGGTGCTGCCGCGCCAGCGCTTCGGCCGGGAGGCCGCGGGTGTCCAGGCTCGTGGCCGACGCGGTGATGAGGCCGCGCAGTGTGGTGAGGCGCGTGCGGGTGTCGTCGTCGAGCGCGTCCTGCTGGCTGGCGAGCAGGACGTGGAGCGCGAGGGGGACGTGCGTGACGGCCTTGTATTCGTGGTAGCGGCGCGTGCGCGCGGGGGCCTCGAAGCGCTGGCCGCCCTTGCGCAGGATGAGCACGTCGTCGATCTGCGCGATGACGGGGCCCATGCGGGACAGCACCGCCTCACGGCGCGCGGCGTACGCGTCGCGGAAGGCCTGGTTGAGCACGGAGAGCGGATCCGCGGGCTCCAGCGCCACGGTGCGCGCGACCTCGGAGGGCGGTTCGGGAGGAGGGGAAGGGGAGGCGGGACCGCCCACGGGGCACTCGGCCATGGGCGGCACCGTAGCGCCCTCCGCGCGTCCGTCAGCCGCGGGCTCGGGCCGGGTGTCCGGATTCCTTCAACCCGCACGGGCGGTTCGTGCACACAGGCATCAGGTGTGGACCCCGTGGGGGCGCACCTCACGAACCGGTCCGACTGTCGGACAGGTTTGGAAGCCTGCGTGGGCCAGCAGGGCTGCCGGGGGTCAGGGCAGGGGCGTGACGCTGGGCGGCGGTGGCACCGCGATGCCCGAGGGGGTCGCCGCCGTCAGGTCCCGGGCGGCTCGCGCGAGCCCCGCGTCCTTCGGGGAGAGCGCGGAGGCCCGTGCGTACAGCTCACGCGCCAGCTCCAGTCGTCCCGCGCGCAGGTGGTGCTCCGCGGCGATGGCCACCACCCGCCAATCCTCCGGCGCCTCCGCGAGCCCTGCCGCCACCGCCCCCTCCATGGGCGCGGTGGGGAACGCGGCGGTCGGCGTGCGCTGGAGCGCGGCGGTATAGGCCCGAAGCGCCTCCGCGTTCCGCCCCAGCGCGGCCAGGGCCCGGGCCCGGAGGTACTCCGTGGGCGCCAGGTCCGGGAAGAGGGCGAGCACCTCCGAAGCGTCCACCAGCGCTCCCGCCGCGTTGCCCCAGGCCAGCCGCTCGGAGGCCCGCGCATGCCGGGCATCCAGCGAGTCGTGCAGCGCGAACAGCTCCTCGCTCCACGCGTCGCGG
The genomic region above belongs to Corallococcus caeni and contains:
- a CDS encoding LysR family transcriptional regulator, with protein sequence MAALFVDPRRLETFRVVATTGQVSAASRLLHLSQPAVTAQIRQLEADCGQPLLVRTARGVRLNAAGRVLLDYAQRIHGLLDEAALAIAAEETLTGELALAASTTIAGAIVPGLLASFLRTHRDLQVRLEVGNTREVLAWLAEGRVPLGLVEGHARAPRIRLERYLDDELVPVVASQGPPEWLRIRTLDALKRVPLLWREQGSGTRAVLDRALRKAGVRKGPQPGDLQLGSTEAIKKALALGLGVALLSRWSIHGELSLGRFQVLPVPGLRIARAFSWALPVDEPSGVAGRFLRHARAAPPVLLP
- the mltG gene encoding endolytic transglycosylase MltG gives rise to the protein MKKILVALLVLIVLAVAGVGGAFMHFQNATTAPHAAADPAPKEFIVKKGASARSLGQQLQAQGFLDDPTVWRFHLWRRGSLNVKAGRFMLSPTASVAELATALEGPPLPEDVPFAMIEGWRLRDTDQVLAAQGLIKPGEYIAAASRPDRFAAPFPLPTRSLEGYLYPETYGIVAENFKVEAFIQRQIDTFRARFYDAHQEEIAKSGRSLHDIVVMASMLEREEPVPSQRALVAGILWKRVDKGFPLGVDATSRYELAEWNDRKAFLKRLRDNSDPWNSRTRAGLPPGPIGAPTVDSLLAALRPVKSDFWYYLHDAQKVLHPSRNAQEHEALRAKYNVY
- a CDS encoding sensor histidine kinase, with product MTSPLVKPDGPSAPATSAEAALREEVALLRQETERLRRLLETAATVTWTDRLDDARSPLSPSWTAFTGQPTEQLRNGGWLHAVHPDDREGALAAWEQATASNQRFSTRYRLRRADGTYVWMLARGMPVLGPDGAVREWVGTCIDIQAQALGEERAAFLARASELFSSSLDAGATLASLANLSVGKLADWCIVDVLHPDGHFERVQVVTEDPALTSLAAAVQQLPPVPRERPVYPPAVALATGRSTVVPEVTDALMQAVAQDVNHLAAMRTLGIRSLLTVPLLARGHILGALTFLVTTSGRRYGDEDLQFAQELANLAGLAVDNARLLQGARDAIRLRDEFLSVASHELKTPLTPLSLKLQALSRAVKAHPDSPLAPVIEAHVETGHRQVRRLTELMNDLLDVSRISAGTFRLQREDVDVAEVVREAAARFAPRFAVEHCDFRVEAPEPVHGSFDRSRLAQVLDHLLDNALKYGAGTPVSVGLVVDGSRVRITVRDGGIGISKEQRPRLFERYGRAVSERHYGGLGLGLYLTRTIVEAEGGSVSVDSRLGEGATFEVELPLTRP